One region of Daphnia pulicaria isolate SC F1-1A chromosome 7, SC_F0-13Bv2, whole genome shotgun sequence genomic DNA includes:
- the LOC124351073 gene encoding FAS-associated factor 1-like, producing the protein MSINREEILADFQACTGIEDVGEAFMHLEDANWDLSDAVYRVLPQGSQELPSMPLLDDSVQVIGETSSSSGFQATRPPSLPPNLAQLLQPAPLASMSREFLPRRTRILNFSIVLNDKTTNIAIPETEAVSMIKTLVSSELDIPVCKLELSGWKLDRQPRDTTILETLHLPKQNTLYLSINSDDRDAATEESVSRMTQTYSLNIYDVTHNRPHIVNFPGTKTLLEVKRDVSDLTNIPVRNQSWSGWPSQLTDDVILGASGISLVHDLTVKELVKEVNRPPEVVPIPGGSNSEPLSDDGSTADEYEDASDVVMEDMFLRELTPSRPQPLMPEGIEDEAMAAILFAEGFAHRYGPCHPIFFPGSLDDAMKEACHQPARDRKLLAVYLHHDGSVSSNVFCTQVLCSESIASFLTANFILWGWDLTATSNRQRLLNTIARHFDSLASRTLRNFEVDKLPLLLIVTRSRATNEVLAMIPGSLNVDEMMTQLLHAVEMFSEQQRVEIAEEEERSARETVKREQDEAYQLSLEADRAKEELKRQGEAVKQRQEEEQRVKQEQEKRLIEITQQQKEMLRQEVLKRLPAEPPADQPAGSTTCIRFRLPEGKTSTRRFLADEPLQVLLDYLLVEGFPHSEYKVLSSWPRKDLTAVDLTETLRQLKLVPQETLIIEER; encoded by the exons ATGTCCATTAATCGAGAAGAAATTCTGGCCGATTTTCAG GCTTGTACTGGTATTGAAGATGTGGGAGAAGCATTCATGCACTTGGAAGATGCAAACTGGGATTTATCG GATGCCGTGTATCGTGTGCTCCCACAGGGCAGCCAAGAGTTGCCGTCAATGCCTCTATTGGATGATAGTGTCCAGGTGATAGGTGAAACAAGTTCATCCTCAGGATTTCAAGCTACCAGACCTCCCTCCTTACCACCCAATTTAGCTCAATTGTTGCAACCAGCACCTTTAGCGTCCATGAGCAGAGAATTCCTCCCAAGACGAACAAGAATACTCAACTTCTCTATAGTTTTAAATGATAAGACAACCAATATTGCG ATCCCAGAAACTGAAGCTGTCAGCATGATCAAGACTTTGGTGAGCTCAGAACTTGACATACCAGTCTGTAAACTGGAATTGTCAGGTTGGAAACTAGACAGGCAACCCAGGGATACTACTATTTTGGAAACACTTCATCTTCCAAAACAGAATACCTTGTACTTGTCCATCAATTCAGATGATAGAGATGCTGCTACTGAAGA GAGTGTTTCTCGAATGACCCAAACCTACAGTCTTAACATTTATGACGTTACGCACAATCGGCCACATATAGTCAATTTCCCTGGAACAAAGACATTATTAGAAGTCAAGCGTGATGTATCGGATCTGACCAACATCCCGGTACGCAATCAGTCTTGGAGTGGTTGGCCATCACAACTAACAGACGAT GTGATATTAGGAGCGTCTGGTATCAGTTTAGTTCATGACCTAACTGTCAAGGAATTGGTGAAAGAAGTGAATCGCCCACCAGAAGTAGTACCTATACCAGGAGGCAGTAACAGTGAACCTCTCTCGGATGATGGGAGCACAGCGGACGAGTACGAAGACGCATCAGACGTCGTGATGGAAGACAtgtttcttcgtgaattgacaCCCTCTCGCCCACAGCCGCTGA TGCCGGAAGGGATTGAGGATGAAGCGATGGCGGCTATCCTCTTCGCCGAGGGGTTTGCACATCGTTACGGACCATGTCACCCAATATTCTTCCCCGGTTCGCTAGACGATGCCATGAAAGAAGCCTGTCATCAGCCAGCCCGCGAT agaAAGCTACTTGCTGTATACTTGCATCACGATGGTTCCGTCTCGAGCAACGTCTTTTGCACGCAAGTTCTTTGTTCCGAATCCATCGCATCTTTCCTCACGGCCAACTTTATTCTCTGGGGTTGGGATCTGACAGCTACCTCTAATCGACAACG GTTATTGAATACTATTGCCCGACACTTTGATAGTCTGGCTTCTAGGACGCTCAGGAATTTCGAAGTGGATAAGTTGCCCCTGCTGCTAATTGTGACCCGTAGTCGCGCCACGAACGAAGTCCTGGCCATGATTCCAGGCAGCCTCAACGTGGACGAAATGATGACACAGTTACTTCACGCCGTCGAAATGTTTAGCGAACAACAGCGGGTGGAAATAGCCGAGGAAGAAGAGCGCTCGGCAAGAGAGACGGTTAAACGAGAGCAAGATGAAGCCTACCAGCTGTCTTTAGAAGCCGATCG AGCCAAAGAAGAGTTGAAACGACAAGGAGAAGCAGTTAAGCAGCGACAAGAGGAGGAACAACGTGTGAAACAGGAACAAGAGAAGAGATTAATTGAAATCACCCAGCAACAAAAGGAAATGCTGAGACAGGAAGTCCTAAAGCGATTGCCAGCAGAGCCTCCTGCCGACCAACCTGCTGGAAGTACTACATGTATTCGCTTCCGTCTACCCGAAGGGAAAACGTCCACCCGCCGGTTCTTGGCCGATGAACCTTTACAAGTCCTGCTAGATTACCTACTCGTTGAAGGTTTTCCCCACAGCGAGTACAAAGTCCTATCCAGTTGGCCGCGCAAAGAT CTCACAGCCGTCGATTTGACGGAGACTCTGCGTCAACTCAAGTTGGTGCCACAGGAAACGCTCATCATCGAAGAGCGGTGA
- the LOC124351074 gene encoding metal cation symporter ZIP14-like, translating to MDTRTITAFLLLIGLVWGLNETQLDNSTHFLQESQLDVFTEILTQKYAESSQLKLPEFTSLWANLLAVHNQTSASPSLESLCNETLVHSPICQLFTRCSEPKEIFELVNKTHLDKAGLKDVCPLILYQMESGVCHQNSNKVKSNQQPEIKSSEVNKKPTPHEVWGYGILFVTLISLCSLVGVSVLPLMGKAFYSKLLTVLIGLAVGSLSGSSVFHLIPQAFGLMNSDPDHHYLRTSVLLFSGVWLFFMIERFLKIIMDWKEKKNQLKRVVSNPVAALSLIAESPGPVSALSADVEKIYESQEQVIKASFGHQAKPQRRHSHERMIHYKSGESAISSLAWMIIFGDGFHNFIDGLSLGAAFNESIPTGMSISLAVMCEELPHELGDFAVLLSAGMTMRQALIYNFLSACTCYLGLICGIILGEFEASQYIFALAGGMFLYIALVDMMPEMNEVAEEASRESVPQALKVLVLQNIGILSGVVALYLLARFQDQIRFV from the exons ATGGATACTAGAACAATAACAGCATTCCTCTTATTGATTGGATTGGTGTGGGGACTGAATGAGACGCAACTAGATAATTCCACTCACTTTCTCCAAGAATCTCAGCTGGATGTTTTTACCGAAATTCTTACTCAGAAATATGCTGAAAGCAGTCAGCTTAAATTACCAGAGTTTACATCTCTCTGGGCTAATTTACTTGCAGTACACAATCAGACTTCAGCCAGTCCATCATTAGAATCTCTGTGCAACGAAACTTTGGTTCATTCACCCATCTGCCAACTGTTCACTCGA TGCTCAGAACCCAAAGAGATATTTGAGCTGGTTAACAAGACACACTTGGACAAGGCTGGCCTGAAAGATGTATGCCCTTTAATACTTTATCAAATGGAATCTGGGGTTTGTCACCAAAATTCTAACAAAGTTAAATCCAACCAGCAACCAGAAATTAAATCATCAGAGGTTAACAAGAAACCCACTCCACATGAAG TGTGGGGATATGGTATCCTTTTCGTCACGCTCATTAGTTTGTGTTCATTGGTTGGCGTGTCCGTTCTGCCCTTAATGGGAAAAGCTTTCTATTCGAAACTGTTGACTGTGCTTATCGGTCTAGCCGTGGGTTCCCTATCTGGTAGCTCGGTTTTCCACCTGATCCCGCAGGCGTTCGGCCTGATGAACTCGGATCCAGATCACCATTATTTGCGGACATCAGTTTTACTCTTTTCTGGCGTCTGGCTCTTTTTCATGATCGAACGTTTCCTAAAAATTATCATGGActggaaagagaagaagaaccagTTGAAACGAGTTGTCAGCAATCCTGTGGCAGCCTTGAGCCTTATTGCGGAATCTCCCGGACCAGTTAGTGCACTCAGCGCGGATGTTGAGAAAATTTACGAGTCTCAAGAGCAAGTGATCAAAGCCTCATTTGGACACCAAGcg AAACCACAACGAAGACATAGCCATGAGCGCATGATTCACTACAAATCCGGCGAATCAGCCATCTCTTCTTTAGCATGGATGATCATCTTCGGTGATGGTTTCCACAATTTTATCGACGGACTTTCTTTGGGAGCCGCTTTCAATGAGAGCATCCCTACTGGGATGAGCATATCATTGGCTGTCATGTGCGAAGAGTTACCACACGAATTGG GAGACTTTGCTGTTCTTTTGAGCGCTGGAATGACGATGCGTCAGGCATTGATCTATAATTTCCTTTCGGCCTGTACTTGCTATCTGGGCCTGATTTGCGGTATCATTCTTGGGGAGTTCGAGGCTTCGCAGTATATTTTTGCCCTGGCCGGAGGCATGTTCCTTTATATAGCCCTGGTTGATATGATGCCCGAAATGAACGAAGTTGCGGAAGAAGCCAGCCGCGAATCTGTGCCCCAGGCACTCAAAGTATTGGTTTTGCAGAACATTGGCATTTTAAGTGGCGTTGTCGCTCTTTATCTCCTGGCTAGATTCCAAGATCAGATTCGTTTCGTGTGA
- the LOC124348411 gene encoding uncharacterized protein LOC124348411 isoform X1, with protein MGTDLREFCLRWNNHHNTLISVLDTLLMKERLVDVTLAAEGQFINVHRIVLFACSQYFEELLSQLPDKQAVVFLKDVQFVDLKALVDYMYRGEVNVSQDRLNIFLETAYALKIKGLVDHPQHKKFTASLPETFLPSRTKARMNGSKPYHISLGKYPSSVNTDESAHSPAEARSLSSPPMQMIEASLTGEEEPEQGEEERDLTQDEEEDEEETEPGVFVAEMEPDDPFVSAKPDENMDSEFGDDHFEATENWSYNDPEDEYWNNSQEQFSTSANNNSNGGSETWTPTPNDAAGPSRTRRNNKKNPLSSTVTSPKSRGPYRRRVKAKLDEGFDSDEQKILAGQVPTATMDEAGVTTCTCGRTYSKRKNYIRHITFECGKEPSFACEYKDCTSRFKRKDNLKGHVDRVHLSLIPSVN; from the exons ATGGGGACTGATCTAAGAGAGTTTTGTCTGAGATGGAACAATCATCACAACACTTTAATATCGGTCTTGGATACCCTTCTGATGAAAGAGAGACTTGTTGATGTCACCTTAGCGGCAGAAGGACAGTTCATTAATGTCCATCGAATTGTGCTGTTTGCGTGTAGCCAGTATTTTGAA GAACTTTTAAGCCAGTTGCCTGATAAACAGGCAGTTGTTTTTCTCAAAGATGTCCAGTTTGTTGATCTCAAAGCTTTAGTGGAT TATATGTATAGGGGTGAGGTGAATGTTTCCCAAGATCGACTGAATATTTTCTTAGAGACTGCTTATgccttaaaaattaaag GTCTGGTTGATCATCCACAACACAAGAAATTCACAGCTAGTCTTCCAGAAACTTTTCTTCCCTCAAGAACCAAGGCCAGAATGAATGGATCAAAGCCCTACCACATCTCATTAGGGAAATATCCCAGTTCTGTAAACACTGATGAGTCTGCACACTCCCCTGCTGAAGCTAGATCCCTTTCATCCCCTCCAATGCAGATGATAGAAGCATCGCTGActggagaagaagaacctGAACAGggcgaagaagagagagatctTACACAGgatgaggaagaagatgaagaagaaacggaACCTGGCGTGTTTGTAGCTGAAATGGAACCTGATGACCCCTTTGTGTCTGCTAAGCCCGATGAGAACATGGACTCCGAATTTGGTGATGATCATTTTGAAGCAACTGAAAACTGGTCTTATAAt GATCCCGAAGATGAATACTGGAATAATTCTCAGGAGCAATTCAGTACATCCGCCAACAACAACTCAAATGGAG GTTCGGAAACATGGACTCCTACTCCCAATGACGCTGCTGGACCTTCACGAACACgacgcaacaacaaaaagaatccTTTATCTTCAACAGTGACTTCCCCAAAAAGCAGAG GACCTTATCGCCGCCGCGTTAAAGCTAAATTGGATGAGGGATTCGATTCTGATGAGCAGAAAATACTTGCTGGACAAGTTCCTACTGCTACCATGGACGAAGCGGGTGTTACAACGTGTACGTGTGGACGGACCTATTCGAAGCGCAAAAATTATATTAG GCACATTACGTTTGAATGTGGCAAAGAGCCGAGCTTTGCGTGCGAATACAAAGATTGCACATCCCGTTTCAAACGAAAGGACAATCTCAAGGGTCACGTAGATCGAGTTCATCTCTCGTTGATCCCTTCTGTTAACTAA
- the LOC124348411 gene encoding longitudinals lacking protein, isoforms A/B/D/L-like isoform X2, giving the protein MGTDLREFCLRWNNHHNTLISVLDTLLMKERLVDVTLAAEGQFINVHRIVLFACSQYFEELLSQLPDKQAVVFLKDVQFVDLKALVDYMYRGEVNVSQDRLNIFLETAYALKIKGLVDHPQHKKFTASLPETFLPSRTKARMNGSKPYHISLGKYPSSVNTDESAHSPAEARSLSSPPMQMIEASLTGEEEPEQGEEERDLTQDEEEDEEETEPGVFVAEMEPDDPFVSAKPDENMDSEFGDDHFEATENWSYNDPEDEYWNNSQEQFSTSANNNSNGGSETWTPTPNDAAGPSRTRRNNKKNPLSSTVTSPKSRGRGGRTPQAVRKTKYDPTKPFSCPQCQRRYNRKDNLQAHMRYECGQDPQFSCPVCQHKFTHRRYIQKHMQRRHPAEYEEFQKLNPSESV; this is encoded by the exons ATGGGGACTGATCTAAGAGAGTTTTGTCTGAGATGGAACAATCATCACAACACTTTAATATCGGTCTTGGATACCCTTCTGATGAAAGAGAGACTTGTTGATGTCACCTTAGCGGCAGAAGGACAGTTCATTAATGTCCATCGAATTGTGCTGTTTGCGTGTAGCCAGTATTTTGAA GAACTTTTAAGCCAGTTGCCTGATAAACAGGCAGTTGTTTTTCTCAAAGATGTCCAGTTTGTTGATCTCAAAGCTTTAGTGGAT TATATGTATAGGGGTGAGGTGAATGTTTCCCAAGATCGACTGAATATTTTCTTAGAGACTGCTTATgccttaaaaattaaag GTCTGGTTGATCATCCACAACACAAGAAATTCACAGCTAGTCTTCCAGAAACTTTTCTTCCCTCAAGAACCAAGGCCAGAATGAATGGATCAAAGCCCTACCACATCTCATTAGGGAAATATCCCAGTTCTGTAAACACTGATGAGTCTGCACACTCCCCTGCTGAAGCTAGATCCCTTTCATCCCCTCCAATGCAGATGATAGAAGCATCGCTGActggagaagaagaacctGAACAGggcgaagaagagagagatctTACACAGgatgaggaagaagatgaagaagaaacggaACCTGGCGTGTTTGTAGCTGAAATGGAACCTGATGACCCCTTTGTGTCTGCTAAGCCCGATGAGAACATGGACTCCGAATTTGGTGATGATCATTTTGAAGCAACTGAAAACTGGTCTTATAAt GATCCCGAAGATGAATACTGGAATAATTCTCAGGAGCAATTCAGTACATCCGCCAACAACAACTCAAATGGAG GTTCGGAAACATGGACTCCTACTCCCAATGACGCTGCTGGACCTTCACGAACACgacgcaacaacaaaaagaatccTTTATCTTCAACAGTGACTTCCCCAAAAAGCAGAG GGCGAGGAGGGCGAACTCCTCAGGCTGTCCGCAAAACCAAATATGATCCCACAAAGCCTTTCTCTTGCCCGCAGTGCCAACGACGCTACAATCGCAAAGATAATTTACAAGCTCACATGCGTTACGAATGTGGCCAAGACCCGCAGTTCAGCTGCCCTGTTTGCCAGCACAAGTTCACTCATCGGCGTTACATTCAGAAGCATATGCAGAGGCGACATCCGGCCGAATATGAAGAGTTCCAGAAACTAAATCCTTCGGAGAGCGTCTGA
- the LOC124348395 gene encoding transmembrane 9 superfamily member 3-like — protein MISSNLFVLCLLLLSVFVGGDEHNHIYEENEEVVLWVNTVGPYHNRQETYLYFSLPFCSGPKETISHYHETLGEALQGVELEPSGIPIDYKGSISTTPYCEVGLSEEKLKAFTYAVKNHYWYQMYLDDLPIWGVVGEIGENNEHYIYTHKKFEIGFNGKQIVDVNLTSENKVKLENGAVISFTYEVSWKNSAVKFEDRFDKYLDPNFFQHRIHWFSIFNSFMMVIFLVGLVSMILMRTLRKDYARYNKDEEMDDMERDLGDEYGWKQVHGDVFRPSAHATFFSALIGSGYHITVVTISVILLTIVGELYTERGSLISTGIFVYAATSPVNGYFGGSLYARMGGKRWIRQMLVSAFLVPAVVCGTEFFINFIAIYYHASRAIPFGSMVAITCICLFIVLPLTLVGTVLGRNLSGQPDYPCRVNAVPRPIPEKKWFMEPAVIVALGGILPFGSIFIEMYFIFTSFWAYKIYYVYGFMLLVVLILIVVTVCVTIVCTYFLLNAEDYRWQWTSFLAAASTSGYVYMYAIYYFFFKTKMYGLFQTAFYFGYMALFSLGLGVLCGTVGYIGSSFFVRKIYSTVKID, from the exons ATGATTTCTTCAAACCTATTTGTATTGTGTCTCCTGCTACTTTCAGTTTTTGTAGGAGGCGATGAGCACAATCACATC tacgaagaaaatgaagaagtcgTATTGTGGGTGAACACTGTCGGTCCCTATCATAATCGACAAGAGACGTATTTGTACTTTTCATTACCATTCTGTAGTGGCCCCAAAGAAACTATCAGCCACTACCATGAAACATTGGGAGAAGCATTGCAAGGGGTGGAACTTGAGCCAAGTGGCATTCCAATTGATTATAAAG GATCTATATCCACAACTCCATACTGTGAAGTGGGGTTGTCTGAGGAAAAGCTAAAGGCTTTTACGTATGCAGTTAaaaatcattattggtatcaaATGTATCTTGATGACCTTCCTATATGGGGAGTTGTTGGAGAAATTGGAGAAAACAATGAACATTACATCTATACccacaaaaagtttgaaattggattcaatggaaaacaaattgtAGATGTCAATCTAACATCAGAAAACAAAGTGAAGCTTGAAAACGGGGCTGTGATTTCATTTACCTATGAAGTTAGTTGGAAGAATTCTGCTGTCAAATTTGAAGATCGCTTTGACAAATACCTTGATCCAAATTTCTTTCAACACAGA atCCATTGGTTCAGTATCTTCAACAGTTTTATGATGGTCATATTTTTGGTTGGTCTAGTCTCCATGATCTTGATGCGAACTCTGCGGAAAGATTACGCCAGATACAACAAAGACGAAGAAATGGACGACATG GAACGTGATTTAGGAGATGAGTATGGTTGGAAGCAAGTACATGGTGATGTTTTCCGTCCATCCGCTCATGCTACATTTTTCTCCGCCCTTATTGGAAGTGGTTATCATATTACTGTGGTTACCATCAGCGTTATCCTTTTAACAATCGTTGGAGAATTGTACACAGA ACGTGGTTCGCTGATTAGTACAGGCATTTTTGTTTATGCTGCCACGTCACCAGTCAATGGTTATTTCGGCGGCAGTCTGTATGCGCGAATGGGTGGCAAGCGATGGATTCGACAGATGCTTGTTTCCGCCTTTCTTGTCCCAGCTGTTGTCTGTGGTactgaatttttcatcaattttatCGCGATATACTATCATGCCTCAAGAGCCATTCCATTTGGATCCATG GTTGCCATCACCTGTATATGCTTATTTATCGTTTTACCTTTGACGTTGGTGGGCACGGTGTTGGGTCGAAATTTATCTGGTCAGCCAGATTATCCATGCCGCGTCAATGCCGTCCCTCGTCCGATCCCagagaaaaaatggtttatGGAACCTGCAGTGATTGTTGCACTCGGTGGAATTCTTCCTTTCGGGTCTATCTTCATTGAAAt gtatttcatttttacatcGTTTTGGGCCTACAAGATCTATTACGTGTACGGCTTCATGCTTCTCGTCGTTTTGATTCTAATTGTAGTCACCGTTTGTGTTACTATTGTCTGCACTTATTTCTTGCTCAATGCTGAAGACTACCGATG GCAGTGGACTAGCTTCTTGGCAGCAGCGTCAACTTCCGGTTATGTCTACATGTATGCCatctactacttcttcttTAAAACCAA AATGTATGGATTGTTCCAAACTGCTTTTTACTTCGGCTACATGGCACTTTTTAGCCTTGGATTGGGTGTTCTGTGTGGAACTGTTGGCTACATAGGTTCCAGTTTCTTTGTCCGAAAAATTTATTCAACCGTCAAGATCGATTAA